The segment AGGGTGCCTGGGGAGAGGGCTCCTGAGATCAGGGCCCATGGGAGCTgggccagggagagggagggcCCAGGGGAAGGTGGGATGCCTGGGGTTagggagcaggggaggagggcTTAGGGGAGGGTGGGGCCCAGGATAGAGCAGTGTGGGGGGTCTTGGGGTACCAGGAGCAGGAGGGGGAGCACATGGCAGGTGCATAGGCAGTCCACTGCCTTCTGTGCCTGCAGGGAACACCCATGTATCCCTAGTTGGGGGTGAGGCGCTCTGGGGATCCCTGGCTGTAAGTGTCCAGCCCCTCACCCAGACCTTGGCATGTGAGGGCTGGTGGTCCTGAATCTGGGGCATTGTGTGAAGGGGATAGtgctgtgtatctgcttctccaGAGGAAAGGAGAGTGGGGGGCTTATGTGACTACAGCCTGGGTcattccttggtgggtgggggcacTCTCCTGGGTGCGTGGGGGTAAAGAGGGCATCAAAGGGCAAAAGCGCAGCTCTGGAGCTTCCAAACAGTTTGCCCTGAGAGCAGGAGGGAGAATGCAGGCTTGGGAGCCCCACAGTGGGATGGGGGTGCTGGGCCCCTCAGTCCCCAGCTGGTGATGCTGAGCAAAGTACAAGGCCTCTCAGAGCCTCTGCCTCATCTTTGTAAATGTTGGAATAAAAACGTCTGTGTTCATTCCTCCCTGGCGCCCTCCCTGCTCTGTCTCTCCATCTCCCCACCTCATTGTCTCTCCCTgtgctctgtctctttctgtctctgcctCTGCCTGTCTCTGGGTCTGCATGTCACTCTCTGCTCTGGCTCCAAGTCCCCCTTTGCTCCTGGCACACCCAGCCCTGCTGTCCCCATCCTGTGACTGGAAACAGGTCCTCAGCTTTGCCAGGCTTCAGCTTCTTCCTAAATGGGAGAGCAATAACCTCCCTATCCCATTGTAATTAGgatgaaaatactttgaaaagtcACAAATGCAGCACTGAAAGTGGAGGTCATTGGGCAGGAGGTTAATTGACCACACACGTCAAAGATTCCAGAGCATGACCATGTTGCATTCCTGCTCTCGGGCTGTGGATGAACACGCTTCGGTGAAGCTGACAGACAGAACAACCCAGGGAAACATAAGCCAGATACAGCTGCCCTGGTCTCTCCTTGCATGCCTGTCCCAGCACATGTGTCCAAATCCATTTGTCCTGAGCCACAGGCTATTCTGGCCCTGGGGAGTGACTGGGGCAGCATAAGACAAGGTCCAGCTAGCTCCTAGTGGCAGGCAGACGACTATGCCACAGAAATGCTTCAGAGTACCATGAAGGCAGGGAGATCAAAACCCAGAGAGACCAGGAGGGGGGCCAGAGAGAGGTGGCATTAGGACTGGGCTCTCACAAAAGGTCAGACTGGGATCTTGGAGCTGGGTGGGGATGACCACGGTGGTCACCCCAGGACTGAGAATGGGGTGTGGGCTTGAGAGCCATGTTTTGGGTTGAACTTGACATTGAGCAGAGATGGAGTAGAAGGATATATGGAAACTATGTGCTGGCAGATTGCAGGGAGCCATTTGTGAAGACCCTGGAGACCAAGGAGCAATGACCCAAggccaatctgtgtttcttagaGAGAGCCTGGGCATTGGTATTGGCCTGAGCTGGCTATTAAATGGGGAGAGGaaaattgcggcggcttgctcggtcggtagaggtggggtctggctgcggacgaggggtcagtccagctctggacgaggggtcggtcccgcttgggacgaggggtcggtcccacttgggacgaggggtcggtccggcagcagacgaaggatcggtctcacaaggggttgcgcggtttggctgacggggtcgcccggcgaagccggcgacgaaggggtcgcccggagaagcaggcgacgaaggggtcgcctggagaagcaggcgacgaaggggtcgcccagagaagcaggcgacgaactggggacaagggaggccaggcccttgtcgggggctctcaggactggagggcgcacggcagaagaactaccgcggagacaaggtaaacacgcaagtccactttactgagggagaggcaacagttttataggggctggggaaggctgattggtcgaagccacgccctgttctgattggttgccggcgaaaggtcagtgggtggtactggacgggggaggggtggtggttagggattggctgttgctgttgctgggggaaggggcagggtttagggattggtggctgctgttgctggggtggagggcagacttgagtttcccgcccacacctggctgttgctgctgtcgggggaagggaaaagggcgggctggatttttccgccctcacctggctgttgctgctgtcgggggaggggaaagggcagactggaattttctgccctgctcctgcacagggagaaggaagaagaagggtgccgccccacaaggcatcgggtggcgccatctgggaggaggggcggccgcggaagcatggctgccgagaaggggagacccgagggcactctgcgcccatgccgagcttccttcaggggtggcggtgggcccgaccaaccaccctattatgggggcagcggaattaggcctaccgcggccgctcccctgccaggccagcaaaccacgcttcagcccgaggggtgaccgcagaaaaTGTCCCCACCTTGACTTGTGGGCTGGTGAAGGAGGGCACGGGCAGCTCACAGGGGCCACCACTTGCCAACGTCTACCCCTGCAGGTGCCCAAGGCCCTGTCCATGCACACTCATGCACACCTGTGTCTCCATATCCCTTCCCTAGGGAAAGGGAGGTCACATCTCCAGGGGCCCTGTGGGGAAGGGTGGACACAGGGGAGAGCCAGAGGGCCATCAGGCCTGGGTCTCACCTTGAGGCAAGGGCCTGATGCTGGTTTTTTACTTTCTTACCAAATCACACCTTCTGTGCAGTCACAGAAATGCCCTGCCAGGGCTGGAGGAAGACGCCTGTCACCCAAGTTCAAGCCTGAACACCATTGTTGTCCCACACTGCCTAGAACACCCCATGAATTAATATTTTCTATGGCCCCAGTAATTCAATCAtaacattttattgtattttcgtGTTAATGCTGCTCATCAGTTCAGTGTAATCATTGAACacaaaccaatttttttttttttaatatacttggGAGTTCACCCAGGGAAGTTTCTCAGCTTTTGTTAAGCCTCCTAGACCTCTGCCCAGACCAGCAGAATCTCCTCCACTTCTAGATCCTTCCTCACCCCACTGTGTTCAATTGGGGTGTTGGGGGCTGAGTCTGGTCCTGTGGTCCAAGCCCAGGACAGGGGCTGAGAAGGACATTTGGCCTGACTTTGTCAAGAAATCCCACAAGTGCAGGAGGTGCTGTGACTGATAAGAATGAGGCCCTCACCCAGGAGGGCTGGGCATCCTACCACTTGAGGACATGCCACCTAGCAGTAAAAATAGGGATGTCCTAGGTGCCAAAGCAAGAGTAGATGCCTTCCAGCAGATTCCAGTCCAGCCGTCTCCCCATGCAATCCTTGCTGTGGTTATGCTAAAAGGAACTGCCCCTTCCATCAGGGTAAGTGGGATAAACcatgccctgcccctccccagccacaccCATGCAGGTGGTTGGAGTCTGGGGCAAGTGTCCCCTGGGTCACAGGGCAGCCTGCATGGATGGCTGGCCATAGAAGCTGTGTGCTGGTGGGTCAGACAGTTCAGACCCCAGTGCCTGCTACAGCCTGGGACCTGCTGGCCTGTCCTCTCTCTATGTTGGTTTTGGGGATTGGTTTTCATTGATAgtgaaacaaacaagcaagaaacATTCAGCCATTGAATCAGCTCAGCATGAAGCAGTCAGATTATACCCTAGACGTAATGAGCGAACCAGCCAGGGTGGCATGCTCCACCCGGGGGGCAGCTTGCCTTGCCTGGCATGCTCGGCTGGCACGTGTCCCCTCATTCTTTCACTATAGGGTGACTTGCTGGTGACAGCGGTGCCCTGGAGATGGCCTGGGTGGGATTTGTGCCACAGACAGAGGCTTTGTCACCTGTCTTAAGACTcggtttctgcatctataggttGGTGTTGGTGAGGCCGGGCTCATTGGGCTGTGGAGAATAGGTGAGATTCTGCAGGTGGAGCACATGGCCCCTGCCTCTCTCCTTCATTCCCTGAGGTTATAAGAAGATGCCCCTTCCTCATCAAAGCCTGTAATTTCCACATACATCCCCTCTCATGTTTCACCTCCGCTGGCTCATTGCAGTTCAATTTTCAGCCCACTCGGTATTATTTTTCTCCTGCCCCCTTTCCATCATCCCCCCTTGCACCCCAGAGGCCCTTCCAGGCCTTCCCCTTCTTGCCATGTCCCTCCATGTCCTCtcaccctcttcttcccctgtGACTGAACTCGGCAGTGTGTACTTCTGggcgtggggggtgggagggaggccaGGCCTTGGCCTGGAAGATGAGGCGGCCCCTCTCGTTTTCCAGGGAGTCCTTGCCTCTCAGTGCCCAGGCAGCATGGGGGCTCCCCTGCCCATTTCCCTCCCCAGTCTACTGGCAGAAGTTTGGTGGCACAGACGGGTACTACCTGCACCCACACTCGGGCACGCTCATGCCTTCGTAGTGGTACTTCAGGTTAGGGACCCCCACATCATCCTTGTAGAGGACAGAGATGGGGCTGAGCTTGGTGGGCACGCAGCAGGCCTTGCCCACCTTCATGGGGTACTTGAGGTGCGCCAGCGTCTGCACAATGGCGTGCTTGGTCAGGGTAATGTCATCGGCGAGCGGGAAGCAGCAGCCGCCCTTGCACTCGTAGGTGTCGTACTCCTTGGGCGCAATGATCCAGCTGTACCCAGCcgatgtcctcaaagttcatgcACAGCGAGGATCTCTGGCTGTGGCTGCCTGCCCCGGTGCTCCTCTTGTGCCTGGCCGAGGACGACGGTGCGGCCGCATGGCCCCCAGTCTCGCCCTCGCCGCCCGGGCTGCCCTTGGACAAGCGCTTGAGCACGTCCTCCTGCTCATGGCCGATCATCTCCCTGAGCTCCAGCCTGGTCTCCTTGGACCTGTTGCTGCGGTCGTTGGAGAAGATGACAAAGAAGGGCAGGTTTTTAGAGCCCAGGGGCACGGCGATGTCCAGCTGGTCACAGCCCTTCCAGGGGCTCTCCACCCTCACTTCCagtttgtttttgctctttgagGTGTCTGCCCTGAGCCACCGCTTCACCACGCTGGAGACCTCGAAGctctcccagccctcaccccAGATGTCCTGGGACACCAGCAAGGTCTTGGTTTCCGCCGAGCCATCCCTGGAGTCAGCCCCGTCCAGGATGTCATAAATCGCAACGTTTCCTTTCAGCTCACAAGAGGCGTCTGCGGGGCCGTGGCAGGACACGTGGAGCCAGAGCTCGGCCCAGGTGATCTGCTCGTGCCTGGGCATGGAGATGTTGAAGAGCAAGACGTGGTTCTGGAAGGGCTTGTCTTCCCTGGCAGTAGTGGAGATGGCACCTGAAATGCAAATACACTGTGATGGGCCTCCTGCTGGGCCGTGACTCAGAGCGCCAGTGAGTGGGGCTCTTGGTGACATTTTTGTCCCTATTAAATCCTGATTTGGTGTCACGTAAGCCTCTAagagtattttttcatttattttaaagattttttgttttatttctcccctgccccccagttgtctgttctctgtgtccattcactgtgtgttcttctgtgaccgcttctatccttatcagcggcaccggggatctgtgtttctttttaaaggaacACACGGGGCCTTCCCAAGAAGGAGGCAGAAGATGCCTCAAATCGGGTGGAGAGTTCCTACTGTTTACGAGCATCCATTAGGCAGCACTGAATGAGGAGTTTTGCCAAATATATGTCTGTTTCATTTTCACTCTGACCCCAAGGGGATCTAATTATTCCagttttacagatgtggaaatgcTGGTTCAGAACATTTAACTGCCTAAGTGTGCACATCTCACTTTAAATCACCTTAAAGCCTAGGGATTTAAATGTCCTTACCTGTATCACATAAACTtatgtccttattttttttaaaaattataaaataagcaaataagcaaaaaaaagaaaaccaaaacaaaacactgtcAGCTTTAGAGTGAAGACCTGAGTGTGATTTTAAAGCAGGGACTCTGGGATGAGGACGCAGGAATCCCAGCCTTAGGACCTTGGGAATCTGAACACCTAAAATGGTTCTAGAGATCACTTGGAATGCCATCTTCCAAGCCAAGTGAAAGGCATGATTTTCGTAGTGTTTTAAGGGGGCATAAAAACTTGGCTTCAACTCTGTTGCTATT is part of the Dasypus novemcinctus isolate mDasNov1 chromosome 6, mDasNov1.1.hap2, whole genome shotgun sequence genome and harbors:
- the LOC105745006 gene encoding LOW QUALITY PROTEIN: growth/differentiation factor 2-like (The sequence of the model RefSeq protein was modified relative to this genomic sequence to represent the inferred CDS: deleted 1 base in 1 codon); this translates as MQQLKPTAGAISTTAREDKPFQNHVLLFNISMPRHEQITWAELWLHVSCHGPADASCELKGNVAIYDILDGADSRDGSAETKTLLVSQDIWGEGWESFEVSSVVKRWLRADTSKSKNKLEVRVESPWKGCDQLDIAVPLGSKNLPFFVIFSNDRSNRSKETRLELREMIGHEQEDVLKRLSKGSPGGEGETGGHAAAPSSSARHKRSTGAGSHSQRSSLCMNFEDIGWYSWIIAPKEYDTYECKGGCCFPLADDITLTKHAIVQTLAHLKYPMKVGKACCVPTKLSPISVLYKDDVGVPNLKYHYEGMSVPECGCR